The genomic region CGCCCCGGCCCCATCCTCGCCTCCTCCAACACCTTCGAGATCATCATCACCGGCAAAGGCTCCCACGCCGCCATGCCCCACAACGGCATCGATCCCGTCGCCATCGCAGCCACCCTGGTCCAGGCCTTCCAGACCATCATCAGCCGCAACCGCAACCCCATCGAAGCCGCCGTCCTTTCCGTTACCCAGATCCATACCGGCGACGCCGTCAACATCGTCCCCGACCACGCCACACTGCGCGGTACCGTCCGGACCTTCTCCGTCGAAATGATCGACCTCATCGAAACCCGGATGAAAGCCCTCGCCGAAAGCATCTGCAGCGGCTTTGGCGCCAAAGTCGACTTCCGCTTCCTGCGCAACTACCCGCCCACCATCAACAATCCCGAACAGACCGCCTTCGTCACACAAGTCCTCACCGACGTCATCGGCCCCGACAACATCGTCTCCCCCATCGATCCCGTCATGGCCGCCGAAGACTTCTCCTTCATGCTGCTCCAGCGCCCAGGCTGCTACTTCTTCCTGGGCAACGGCGACGGAACCCACCGCGCCGACGGCCACGGCGACGGCCCCTGCCTGCTGCACAACCCCAGCTACGATTTCAACGACGACGCCATCCCCGTCGGAGCCACCCTCTGGGTCCGCCTCGTCGAAGCATTCCTGCACCGCTAATCCGTCCACACCAGGCCGGTCCATCATGGGCCGGCCCTCAAGTCAGCCCTCAAGTCAGCCCTCAAGTCAGCCCTCAATCCGGCCTTCAACCCAGACCTACAGGAGAAAGCCTGCCCCCTCAAGAATGATCGGATGCCCCCGGCCCCAAT from Lautropia mirabilis harbors:
- a CDS encoding M20 aminoacylase family protein, which codes for MQIIDDIQASHAEFTALRRDIHAHPELGFEETRTSTLVANKLREWGYEVTTGLGKTGVVGTLKRGNSPRSIGIRADMDALPMQEANTFGHHSSHPSRMHACGHDGHTTILLAAAKHLATHQNFDGTLHLIFQPAEESLGGGRAMVQDGLFERFPCDAIFGLHNWPGMPIGQIGIRPGPILASSNTFEIIITGKGSHAAMPHNGIDPVAIAATLVQAFQTIISRNRNPIEAAVLSVTQIHTGDAVNIVPDHATLRGTVRTFSVEMIDLIETRMKALAESICSGFGAKVDFRFLRNYPPTINNPEQTAFVTQVLTDVIGPDNIVSPIDPVMAAEDFSFMLLQRPGCYFFLGNGDGTHRADGHGDGPCLLHNPSYDFNDDAIPVGATLWVRLVEAFLHR